A section of the Petrimonas sulfuriphila genome encodes:
- a CDS encoding 4Fe-4S cluster-binding domain-containing protein — MLKYTDYDIVFQEIPDEVTLAVNLSGCPHRCKGCHSPHLQQDIGEELNEGALSRLLQLYEHSITCICFMGGDAHAEEVCRLANHIRINWGKWLKTAWYSGNSNLHPMATGCFDFVKTGPYIEALGGLNKKTTNQRLYMFTNCSFKDITVKMQK; from the coding sequence ATGCTTAAATACACAGACTATGATATTGTTTTTCAAGAGATTCCCGACGAGGTGACGTTAGCCGTCAACCTGTCGGGTTGCCCGCACCGCTGCAAAGGGTGCCACAGTCCCCACCTGCAGCAAGACATAGGGGAAGAACTGAACGAAGGAGCCCTTTCGAGACTGCTGCAGCTCTATGAGCATTCAATCACCTGCATTTGTTTTATGGGGGGCGATGCTCATGCCGAAGAGGTATGCCGGCTGGCAAACCATATCCGGATAAATTGGGGAAAATGGCTCAAAACAGCATGGTATTCGGGAAACAGTAACCTGCATCCTATGGCCACCGGCTGTTTTGATTTTGTAAAAACAGGGCCCTATATAGAAGCATTGGGAGGATTAAACAAAAAAACTACCAATCAGCGCTTATATATGTTTACCAACTGCAGTTTTAAAGATATTACGGTGAAAATGCAGAAATAA
- the mreC gene encoding rod shape-determining protein MreC produces MKNLLSFIIRNSSWLIAIGLIVISFYLVFSFNSYQRSVYLTSANKATGWFYEISDKATAFIYLNKSNKLLLERNARLEEELYSLKSYLSDTQRDTLTTNAFLSDSIPASRFSFVPAEVINVSFSGPNNFITVNKGSIHGVKPDMGVVSQNGVVGVVLKTSPSFSVVIPIINPKFRLSAKLKNSNNTGSISWDGKDLITAQIGELPKHEVFQPGDTVVTSFSRIFPKDIVIGYVTGQILSKDDNFNTLNLRIATDFYSVRDILIINDAHFEEQNELENSIP; encoded by the coding sequence ATGAAAAACCTTCTCTCGTTTATTATCAGAAACAGTTCGTGGCTGATCGCAATCGGTTTGATTGTCATCAGCTTCTATCTGGTATTTTCTTTTAATTCTTATCAGAGAAGTGTATACCTAACATCTGCAAACAAGGCTACTGGCTGGTTTTACGAGATTTCTGACAAAGCAACGGCTTTTATCTATTTAAACAAGAGCAACAAGCTTTTACTGGAACGGAATGCACGGCTCGAAGAAGAACTATACTCGTTAAAGTCCTACTTGTCGGACACGCAAAGGGACACGTTAACAACGAATGCTTTTCTGAGTGATTCCATTCCAGCTTCAAGGTTTTCATTTGTTCCCGCTGAAGTGATCAATGTCAGTTTCTCGGGCCCAAACAATTTCATCACGGTAAACAAAGGTTCCATACACGGTGTCAAACCTGATATGGGTGTAGTTTCACAAAATGGAGTGGTGGGAGTAGTATTGAAGACCTCTCCATCATTTTCAGTGGTTATTCCCATTATAAATCCGAAATTCAGGTTGAGTGCCAAACTGAAAAATTCCAACAATACGGGATCAATTTCGTGGGACGGCAAGGATTTGATTACAGCGCAGATAGGAGAACTTCCCAAACACGAAGTTTTTCAACCGGGAGACACGGTAGTAACCAGTTTTTCACGCATTTTCCCAAAAGATATTGTTATCGGATACGTTACCGGGCAGATTTTATCTAAAGATGACAATTTCAATACGTTAAATTTGCGAATAGCTACTGATTTTTATTCTGTGAGGGATATTCTTATTATAAATGATGCGCATTTTGAAGAACAGAATGAATTAGAAAATTCAATTCCATAA
- the nrdD gene encoding anaerobic ribonucleoside-triphosphate reductase, with the protein MGNKEIFIVKRDGKKVPFSIEKIRNAVAKAFLAVGSFATEEDFITLLSHLHISDGMTVEEIQNQVETALMREKYFAVAKAYMLYRQKHTETREIQSKMNFLMNYCNAQNAATGSKFDANANVEKKNIATLIGELPKKNFIDLNRKMITDRIKEMYGKELADKYIGMLNEHFIYKNDETSLANYCASITMYPWLLNGTLPIGGNSMPPTNLKSFCGGFINMVFIVSSMLSGACATPEFLMYLDYFIRKEYGDDYFGRSGDVVDLSRRQRTIDKMITDCFEQIVYSINQPTGARNFQAVFWNISYYDRHYFESLFGEFLFPDGSRPVWESLNWLQKRFMKWFNKERTKTVLTFPVETMALLSREEDVIDTEYADFTAEMYAEGHSFFTYMSDNADSLSSCCRLRNKIQDNGFSYTLGAGGVSTGSKSVLTINLNRCVQFAKRTGQPYSIFLEEVVDLAHKVQIAYNENLKMFQQKGMLPLFDAGYINLSRQYLTIGVNGLVEAAESLGITINHNPKYKAFVQEVLEIIEQYNKKYRSRKLMFNCEMIPAENVGVKHAKWDREDGYFVPRDCYNSYFYRVEDPSLNVIDKFRLHGRDYIEHLTGGSALHLNLEEHLTKAQYRQLLRIAAHEGCNYFTFNIPNTVCNDCGVIDKRFLKECPGCRSLNVDYLTRIIGYMKRVSNFSAARQAEAERRHYGKPDATEKPKEEPIIY; encoded by the coding sequence ATGGGCAACAAAGAAATTTTTATTGTAAAACGAGACGGGAAAAAGGTTCCCTTCTCCATCGAGAAAATCAGAAATGCCGTTGCAAAAGCATTTCTGGCAGTAGGATCTTTCGCCACCGAAGAGGACTTTATCACGCTCCTCTCCCACCTCCACATTTCTGACGGCATGACTGTGGAAGAAATTCAGAACCAGGTAGAAACGGCGCTGATGAGGGAAAAATACTTCGCCGTTGCAAAAGCATACATGCTCTACCGGCAGAAACATACCGAAACACGTGAAATCCAGAGCAAGATGAACTTCCTGATGAACTATTGCAACGCACAGAACGCAGCAACGGGAAGCAAGTTCGATGCCAATGCCAACGTAGAGAAGAAAAACATTGCCACCCTCATCGGGGAATTACCCAAAAAGAACTTCATCGACCTGAACCGAAAGATGATCACCGACCGGATAAAGGAGATGTATGGGAAAGAACTGGCCGACAAATACATCGGTATGCTGAACGAGCATTTTATCTATAAAAACGATGAGACCAGCCTGGCCAACTACTGTGCCAGCATCACGATGTACCCGTGGTTGCTGAACGGCACCCTTCCCATCGGCGGCAACTCCATGCCCCCGACCAACCTGAAATCGTTCTGCGGTGGGTTCATCAATATGGTGTTCATCGTGTCGAGCATGCTCAGCGGCGCCTGCGCCACGCCCGAGTTCCTGATGTACCTGGACTATTTTATCCGAAAAGAGTACGGCGACGACTATTTCGGGCGTTCCGGGGACGTGGTGGACCTGTCAAGGAGGCAACGAACAATAGACAAAATGATTACCGACTGCTTCGAACAGATCGTTTATTCCATCAACCAGCCTACGGGAGCACGTAATTTCCAGGCGGTTTTCTGGAATATTTCCTACTATGACAGACACTACTTCGAAAGCCTGTTCGGGGAATTCCTTTTTCCCGACGGATCACGCCCCGTATGGGAATCGCTCAACTGGTTACAGAAACGATTTATGAAATGGTTTAACAAGGAACGCACCAAAACCGTGCTTACCTTTCCGGTGGAAACGATGGCATTGCTCTCGCGGGAAGAGGATGTGATCGATACAGAATATGCCGATTTTACCGCCGAAATGTATGCCGAAGGACACTCTTTCTTTACCTATATGAGCGACAATGCCGACTCATTATCGAGCTGCTGTCGCCTGCGCAACAAGATTCAGGACAACGGGTTCAGTTATACATTGGGGGCCGGCGGAGTGTCCACCGGATCGAAAAGCGTGCTCACCATCAACCTGAACCGCTGCGTTCAGTTCGCAAAACGTACGGGACAACCCTACAGCATTTTCCTTGAAGAGGTGGTGGATCTGGCGCACAAGGTACAGATCGCCTACAACGAGAATCTGAAAATGTTTCAACAAAAAGGGATGCTGCCACTGTTCGACGCGGGATATATCAATCTCAGCCGCCAATACCTTACTATCGGTGTAAACGGGTTAGTGGAAGCGGCTGAATCGCTAGGAATAACCATCAACCACAATCCTAAATATAAGGCCTTCGTACAGGAGGTGCTCGAGATCATTGAACAGTACAACAAAAAATACCGGTCGAGAAAATTGATGTTCAATTGTGAGATGATTCCCGCGGAAAACGTGGGCGTCAAACATGCCAAATGGGACAGGGAGGACGGTTATTTTGTGCCACGTGACTGCTACAATAGCTATTTTTACCGGGTGGAAGACCCGTCGCTTAACGTGATCGATAAATTCCGCCTGCACGGACGGGATTATATTGAACACCTGACAGGCGGATCAGCGCTTCACCTGAACCTGGAAGAACACCTCACAAAAGCACAATACCGGCAGTTATTACGTATAGCAGCCCACGAAGGCTGCAACTATTTCACCTTCAACATTCCAAATACCGTATGCAACGATTGTGGCGTCATCGACAAGCGCTTTCTGAAGGAATGCCCCGGATGCAGATCCCTGAATGTGGACTACCTCACACGCATTATCGGCTACATGAAGAGGGTGAGCAATTTCTCGGCTGCCCGGCAAGCGGAAGCGGAAAGAAGACATTACGGAAAGCCGGACGCAACAGAGAAGCCTAAAGAGGAACCTATTATTTATTAA
- a CDS encoding metallophosphoesterase, whose translation MKRTVSSVFFFWVITSFFSVEAQHARIGVISDLHYTYPALIVEKGKALEDYLRRDRKLLLESDALLRKSVENLLCEDVNVVLIPGDLTKDGELVSHRGVVELLSPLREKGVKVLVVPGNHDIDNPDAVIFHGGETRKVRSVTPAEFKDIYSDYGYDSALSLDEHSLSYVNEPVEGLRIICIDACKYRDNTFISRGAKKDSCVTHGTVKPETMNWIKNEVRLAKLLGKQVIAMMHHGVVEHFDHQSFFASPYLVDNFEWVQQSFMEAGLNVVFTGHFHASDIARIEDEKSNYLYDIETGSVVTYPCPYRVIDLSNNHLDIQTKLTDSIDFPIPSGMNFQAYAKKMVDVGFNEMISALISEYHSSLPVYLPRWLKGIIRIPDAEKFTDMVLSNLSPSAVEMLVAHYGGNENNIENAHRHKEELLLAIDSFVRDLCKASAGILSGIIEKLVVRSKTIKKTKQAVSSIWENTFLTGKGVVKGRLMDNSINDLNYFLTLNTNENINNGNFYANENVNDEVEVKLFSE comes from the coding sequence ATGAAAAGAACCGTTTCATCCGTTTTCTTTTTTTGGGTTATCACTTCGTTTTTTTCCGTTGAGGCACAACATGCCCGAATTGGTGTGATATCCGATCTGCATTACACGTATCCGGCACTGATTGTTGAGAAAGGCAAAGCGCTGGAAGATTATTTACGGCGCGACAGAAAACTTCTTCTCGAAAGCGACGCCTTGTTGCGGAAATCGGTTGAGAATCTGTTGTGCGAGGATGTAAACGTAGTCCTTATTCCCGGCGACCTGACCAAAGACGGAGAATTGGTTAGTCACCGTGGAGTGGTGGAACTCTTGTCTCCGCTCAGGGAAAAAGGAGTGAAGGTATTGGTGGTTCCCGGAAATCACGATATCGACAACCCCGACGCCGTAATCTTTCACGGAGGCGAAACCCGTAAGGTTAGATCGGTTACACCTGCTGAATTTAAAGATATTTACTCGGATTACGGCTATGACAGCGCTCTCAGTCTGGATGAACATTCGTTGAGTTACGTAAATGAACCTGTCGAGGGGTTAAGGATAATTTGTATCGATGCCTGTAAATATCGCGACAACACTTTTATCTCCCGGGGTGCGAAAAAAGATTCGTGTGTCACTCACGGTACCGTAAAACCGGAAACCATGAACTGGATAAAAAATGAAGTCCGGCTTGCTAAGTTATTGGGAAAACAAGTGATTGCCATGATGCATCACGGAGTAGTGGAACATTTCGACCATCAGTCTTTTTTTGCTAGCCCTTACCTCGTCGATAATTTCGAATGGGTTCAGCAATCATTCATGGAAGCCGGCCTGAATGTTGTGTTTACCGGACACTTTCATGCATCGGATATTGCCCGAATCGAAGATGAAAAAAGCAATTATCTTTACGATATTGAGACAGGCTCCGTTGTGACTTATCCGTGTCCTTACCGGGTGATTGATCTTTCGAATAACCATCTGGACATACAAACAAAATTAACGGATAGTATAGATTTTCCTATTCCTTCGGGTATGAATTTCCAGGCTTATGCGAAAAAGATGGTTGATGTAGGCTTTAATGAGATGATATCGGCTCTTATCAGTGAATATCATTCATCCTTGCCTGTATATTTACCCCGATGGCTTAAGGGGATAATCCGCATTCCCGATGCGGAGAAGTTTACGGATATGGTATTGTCCAACTTGTCTCCCTCGGCTGTGGAAATGCTTGTTGCGCATTACGGAGGAAACGAAAACAATATAGAGAATGCGCACCGGCATAAAGAGGAGTTGTTATTAGCCATTGACAGTTTTGTGCGTGACTTGTGTAAAGCATCTGCTGGAATCTTGTCGGGGATTATAGAGAAACTTGTTGTACGCAGCAAGACGATTAAAAAGACCAAACAGGCCGTCTCAAGCATTTGGGAAAACACTTTTCTTACGGGAAAGGGAGTCGTAAAGGGAAGGCTGATGGATAACTCTATAAACGACTTGAATTATTTTCTAACACTCAATACTAATGAAAATATAAACAACGGAAACTTTTACGCTAATGAAAATGTCAACGATGAGGTAGAAGTGAAGTTGTTTTCCGAATAA
- a CDS encoding beta-galactosidase trimerization domain-containing protein gives MKHKPKYCLFYDNHTMKAIPDVGENFNVEVFTDRIKACGVDYLVFHARCNQGLAYYNTRIGTRHPSLKYDLFGKLSEACQRKGIALGAYFNAGISSEEGLQHREWTTLYFDGRSLREPRFTPHVRTMCYNSGYRDHLIEMVKEVLYQYPVGGLMIDCLINYPCVCPVCVQEMKKRNMDWSDLSAVTRFAEISAVRLAKDIAEEAMKINPDLLISNNYPSYEELLGINTYFDVVSLPASDSGYEFMPVMAHYLRTLGDYPVLNMTGRFYDWGDFGGLRPGEAIKSELLYGLANGMRPNIGGHFHPRGDLENAVLDRVERIYRELQTMELWFDNAKNITEIAIVYPKKIANIRGDRQLKSAVRMLSELKQQFDVVTLASDWSKYKVLIFPDDILFDEETARRVKKHVNEGKAVISTGFSGLDPEKRHFVLEQEWGIKFLGENPFDPAYFTVGENCNEGLPDMPLSLYSNGIEVEASGKTRTEARLVKPYHNRDWDGEYAFYYNPPDRVTEKPALTINGQVAHFSHRIFSGYYDKASVELRTVFSNVLDRFLAKPLVKTKNLPSFSRVFVTEQPKRRMVHLLSYLPEMRGNTQMIEEPIELDNITLSLRHDDRNFKNIYLAPEKVRLSYTLEGDYVHINVPKSKGYSLLVIEE, from the coding sequence ATGAAACATAAACCTAAATACTGTTTATTCTATGATAATCATACGATGAAGGCTATTCCCGATGTGGGAGAAAACTTCAATGTAGAGGTGTTTACTGACAGGATCAAAGCTTGTGGAGTTGATTATCTCGTGTTTCATGCTCGTTGTAATCAAGGGCTTGCATATTACAATACCCGAATTGGGACAAGACACCCTTCCTTAAAATACGATCTTTTCGGCAAATTGTCAGAAGCTTGTCAACGAAAAGGGATTGCATTGGGAGCATACTTTAATGCGGGTATTAGTAGTGAGGAAGGATTGCAGCATCGGGAGTGGACAACCTTGTATTTCGATGGCAGGTCGTTGCGTGAGCCACGTTTTACGCCGCATGTCCGTACCATGTGTTACAACTCGGGATATAGGGATCATCTGATTGAAATGGTAAAAGAGGTACTTTACCAATATCCCGTTGGGGGGCTGATGATTGATTGCTTAATCAATTATCCCTGTGTATGTCCTGTCTGTGTACAAGAGATGAAGAAAAGAAATATGGATTGGTCGGATTTAAGCGCGGTCACTCGTTTTGCGGAAATTTCAGCAGTACGTTTAGCAAAAGATATTGCGGAGGAAGCGATGAAAATAAACCCCGATTTACTTATTTCCAATAATTATCCGAGTTACGAAGAGTTATTGGGAATAAATACCTATTTCGATGTGGTGTCTTTACCGGCATCAGATAGCGGATACGAGTTTATGCCTGTGATGGCCCACTATTTAAGGACGCTGGGCGACTATCCGGTTTTGAATATGACGGGCCGGTTTTACGATTGGGGGGATTTTGGAGGATTACGTCCCGGGGAAGCCATCAAGTCGGAGTTGCTTTACGGGTTGGCCAACGGGATGCGTCCCAATATCGGAGGCCATTTTCACCCCAGGGGGGATCTCGAGAATGCCGTCCTTGACAGGGTGGAAAGAATATACAGGGAACTCCAGACCATGGAACTCTGGTTCGACAACGCCAAGAACATAACTGAAATAGCCATCGTCTATCCAAAGAAAATTGCAAACATACGGGGCGACAGACAACTCAAAAGCGCGGTGCGCATGTTGAGCGAATTGAAGCAGCAGTTCGATGTGGTGACGCTGGCATCGGACTGGAGCAAGTACAAGGTGCTGATCTTTCCCGACGACATTCTCTTTGACGAGGAAACGGCAAGACGCGTGAAGAAACACGTCAATGAAGGAAAGGCGGTCATTTCAACGGGGTTCTCCGGCCTTGATCCGGAGAAGAGACATTTTGTGCTCGAACAGGAATGGGGCATCAAATTTTTAGGAGAAAATCCGTTTGATCCGGCTTATTTTACCGTAGGGGAAAATTGTAATGAAGGGTTGCCGGACATGCCGCTCTCTTTATACTCCAACGGCATTGAAGTGGAAGCGTCCGGTAAAACAAGAACGGAGGCACGTCTTGTAAAACCATATCATAACCGGGATTGGGATGGGGAATATGCTTTCTATTATAATCCGCCAGACAGGGTGACGGAGAAGCCGGCGCTTACAATTAACGGGCAGGTGGCCCATTTCAGCCACCGTATATTCTCCGGGTATTACGATAAGGCATCCGTGGAGTTAAGAACAGTCTTTTCCAACGTGCTCGACCGGTTTCTTGCCAAACCGTTAGTAAAGACAAAAAATTTACCGTCATTCTCCCGGGTTTTTGTCACGGAACAACCCAAAAGAAGAATGGTGCATTTGCTTTCTTATCTGCCCGAGATGAGGGGAAATACGCAAATGATCGAAGAACCCATTGAACTTGACAACATAACCCTATCCCTTCGCCACGATGATAGAAATTTCAAGAACATCTACCTGGCACCCGAAAAGGTGAGGCTGTCTTATACCCTTGAAGGTGATTATGTCCATATCAACGTACCTAAAAGCAAAGGATACTCTCTGCTGGTTATCGAAGAATAA
- the purH gene encoding bifunctional phosphoribosylaminoimidazolecarboxamide formyltransferase/IMP cyclohydrolase, which yields MSKKINSALISVYHKDGLEEILKLLNSLNVKLISTGGTRDFIQSLGYECESVEEVTGYPSILGGRVKTLHPKVFGGILYRRDEEQDRKIIKSYDIPSIDLVIVDLYPFEETVATQAPEDEIIEKIDIGGISLIRGAAKNFKDVIVVASMKQYKPLLDLLKKKSGNTDIEDRRWFAKEAFAVSSGYDSAIFNYFDKGESPVLRISADSGKTLRYGENPHQKGVFYGNFNEIFEQLHGKEISYNNLLDIDAAVSLIADFDETALAILKHNNACGMACRSTVKEAWDAALAADPISAFGGIVVTNRQVDAEAAKAINEIFFEVIIAPDYSQDALNILFQKKNRIILKQKITGKEANNTQVRSALNGFLLQDKDTSIQTRSDLTVVTAKVPTEKETEDLLFANILVKHTKSNAIVLAKNKQLIASGTGQTSRVDALNQAIEKAGTFKFDLNGAVMASDAFFPFPDCVEIAHKAGITAIVQPGGSIKDAESVAYCNENGLAMVTTGIRHFKH from the coding sequence ATGTCAAAGAAAATAAATTCGGCACTCATTTCGGTATACCACAAAGACGGCCTGGAGGAGATATTGAAATTGCTGAACAGTTTAAACGTAAAGCTTATATCAACGGGGGGAACCCGTGATTTTATCCAGTCGTTGGGTTATGAGTGTGAATCGGTGGAAGAGGTTACCGGCTATCCATCTATTCTAGGCGGACGGGTAAAGACACTGCATCCTAAAGTTTTCGGGGGAATTCTGTACCGCCGTGACGAGGAGCAGGACCGGAAAATCATCAAATCCTATGATATTCCCTCTATAGACCTGGTCATCGTTGATTTATATCCGTTTGAAGAAACCGTAGCTACACAAGCTCCCGAAGATGAAATTATCGAGAAAATAGATATTGGCGGAATCTCGCTTATTCGCGGGGCTGCCAAAAACTTTAAAGATGTGATTGTTGTGGCTTCCATGAAGCAATATAAACCGTTGCTCGATCTGTTAAAAAAGAAAAGCGGAAATACCGACATTGAGGATCGGCGCTGGTTTGCCAAGGAAGCCTTTGCCGTTTCATCGGGATACGATTCGGCTATTTTTAATTATTTCGACAAGGGCGAAAGCCCCGTTTTGCGGATTTCTGCCGACAGTGGCAAAACGTTGAGATACGGGGAAAATCCGCATCAAAAGGGCGTTTTTTACGGTAACTTTAATGAAATATTTGAGCAGTTGCACGGCAAAGAGATTTCGTACAACAACCTGCTCGACATAGACGCCGCCGTTTCGTTGATTGCCGATTTTGATGAAACAGCCTTGGCTATTCTGAAGCACAATAATGCTTGTGGCATGGCCTGTCGGAGTACGGTAAAAGAAGCCTGGGATGCAGCTCTAGCGGCTGATCCTATCTCTGCTTTTGGCGGAATTGTGGTTACTAACCGTCAGGTGGATGCAGAGGCCGCTAAAGCTATAAATGAAATTTTCTTCGAAGTAATTATTGCTCCCGATTATTCGCAGGATGCGCTCAATATCCTGTTCCAGAAGAAGAACCGGATCATCCTCAAGCAAAAAATAACCGGAAAGGAGGCGAACAATACACAGGTCCGTTCTGCATTAAACGGATTCCTGTTGCAGGATAAAGATACGAGTATTCAGACAAGAAGCGATTTAACGGTGGTAACCGCAAAAGTTCCAACGGAAAAAGAAACGGAAGATCTGCTGTTTGCAAATATCCTGGTGAAACATACGAAGTCGAACGCTATAGTGCTGGCGAAAAACAAGCAATTGATTGCTAGCGGGACCGGACAAACATCGCGAGTGGATGCGTTGAATCAGGCGATAGAGAAAGCAGGAACGTTTAAATTTGATCTTAACGGGGCCGTAATGGCATCGGACGCTTTCTTTCCTTTCCCCGATTGCGTTGAAATAGCGCACAAAGCCGGAATAACGGCTATAGTTCAGCCGGGAGGCTCCATCAAGGATGCAGAATCGGTTGCTTACTGTAACGAAAACGGCCTGGCCATGGTTACAACCGGGATCAGGCATTTTAAACATTGA
- the mreD gene encoding rod shape-determining protein MreD, producing the protein MKAVSIFKEILLFVILVLLQVLLLNRIAVFGLAVPILYIYFLIKLPYGRNRFYVIVSGFLLGIVIDIFLNTPGMNAAATTITATLRSMVLNLFYPKNEYEDLVPGIHTSTAAFVKFTVMMVLLHQTLLFFIEAFTLFNLTSTLIRIGSSSILTIVLILALDSLSIRREKSG; encoded by the coding sequence ATGAAAGCGGTTTCCATATTCAAAGAGATTTTGCTGTTCGTAATATTGGTATTGTTACAAGTATTGCTGCTTAATCGTATTGCTGTTTTTGGATTGGCTGTGCCTATTCTGTATATCTATTTTCTCATAAAACTGCCTTACGGAAGAAACCGGTTCTATGTAATTGTTTCGGGTTTCCTGTTGGGAATTGTTATCGATATTTTTTTGAATACACCCGGTATGAATGCTGCTGCCACAACCATTACTGCTACACTGAGAAGCATGGTGTTAAACCTGTTTTATCCCAAAAATGAGTACGAAGACCTGGTTCCCGGTATTCATACGTCAACAGCGGCTTTTGTGAAATTTACAGTAATGATGGTATTGTTGCATCAGACGTTGCTCTTTTTTATCGAAGCCTTCACACTCTTTAATTTAACCAGCACCCTTATCCGGATTGGGTCTTCTTCGATACTGACTATTGTCCTGATTCTGGCACTGGATTCCCTATCAATCAGGAGAGAGAAAAGTGGTTAA
- a CDS encoding rod shape-determining protein, whose translation MGLFSFTQELAMDLGTANSIIVNNAGKILLDEPSIVALDRKTDRMIALGEKARQMHGKTHENIHTVRPLRDGVIADFNAAEQMIRGMIKMATKNKGGLFSPSLRVVICIPSGSTEVEIRAVRDSAEHAGGRDVYMLFEPMAAALGIGLDVEIPEGNMIVDIGGGTTEIAVISLGGIVSNKSIKIAGDDLTEDIMDYMGRQHNMKVGERTAEQIKINVGSVLTELQDPPEDFVVHGPNRMTSLPMDVPVSYQEIAHCLEKSISKVDSAVLSALEQTPPELYADIVRNGIYLTGGGALLRGLDKRLTDKIGIPFKVVDDPLHVVAKGTGIALRNIDKFTFLMR comes from the coding sequence ATGGGATTATTTTCATTCACACAAGAGTTGGCAATGGACCTGGGAACCGCCAACTCCATTATTGTAAACAATGCCGGAAAAATTCTGCTGGACGAGCCGTCCATAGTGGCATTGGACCGCAAGACCGACAGGATGATCGCGCTGGGCGAGAAGGCCCGCCAAATGCACGGAAAAACACACGAAAACATACATACGGTCAGGCCCCTGAGGGATGGTGTAATCGCTGATTTTAACGCCGCAGAACAGATGATTCGCGGTATGATTAAAATGGCTACAAAAAACAAAGGCGGATTATTTTCGCCGTCACTTCGGGTAGTAATCTGTATTCCGTCAGGAAGCACCGAAGTGGAAATCCGTGCGGTTCGTGACTCAGCTGAACATGCCGGAGGACGCGATGTTTACATGCTCTTCGAGCCTATGGCAGCTGCTCTGGGTATCGGCCTGGATGTGGAGATTCCCGAAGGGAACATGATTGTGGACATAGGTGGGGGAACAACAGAGATTGCTGTGATCTCACTGGGCGGGATAGTATCGAACAAATCGATAAAGATTGCCGGTGACGACCTCACCGAAGACATTATGGATTATATGGGGCGTCAGCACAACATGAAAGTGGGAGAGAGAACCGCCGAACAGATCAAGATTAATGTAGGCTCCGTCTTGACCGAGCTTCAGGATCCTCCAGAAGATTTTGTCGTTCACGGTCCTAATCGCATGACGTCTTTGCCGATGGATGTGCCCGTATCCTATCAGGAGATAGCACACTGCCTTGAAAAGTCGATATCTAAAGTGGATTCAGCGGTGCTTAGTGCACTGGAACAAACTCCCCCGGAGTTATATGCCGATATTGTACGTAATGGAATTTACCTGACAGGAGGCGGTGCTTTGCTTCGTGGTTTGGATAAACGGCTGACCGATAAAATCGGTATTCCGTTCAAAGTAGTAGATGATCCGTTACACGTGGTAGCCAAAGGAACAGGTATTGCTTTAAGAAACATTGACAAGTTTACATTCCTGATGAGATAG